Proteins from a single region of Psilocybe cubensis strain MGC-MH-2018 chromosome 3, whole genome shotgun sequence:
- a CDS encoding Protein argonaute-2: MAETRQDSSGSPAGYTPIWLTANAFEITQLPTGRYHMYHVGKPPFLRRAGSAARLLGWLTIGELAEFDPPALRTYRIRLMQHLQTIVAPEIFTPPILYDGQATAYASRLLPHAKNENGAYFISMKSWKPLHAAGIGIIKIKFSLTSAEQIDPRHVYDLIQEKTRTPRALAALNLVQLLIQQGQNLYRTRKTWTSFNSTNGLKLEGSGLEVWDGIIQTVRPAHGRLIIVMQTSVGLAIDGTRSRPKSIRGLVPTAGEYFLHENELEPTVAQDVYTQLRNPKNIGVRLQSNDVVPLELCEVEPGQLFKNRLPYDLTTKFTRKAVVPPSSKMCKIKDAVQLSIHSKFILEAGMKISPSPITISAKLLLPPRIVFNPTDPHLTFKNGAWNTLQQGFTNPVAMKYWVIISFATETKKSIIFHDLRRHKSCIVESCTRLGKNGNVMNSCLSIRSVTNLGPSDVNESPFMVPAKISDDVEFTMSDAIKKYYDIQVFGLAEGQKPPITYSQYLRELMVVVILPGLSRAAPIRRRVKWWGDITLGVLTQCLQEGRLPTRQSRPNNISQYYNNVALKLNARLGGTNFYSDSQVMQQLKTDRFIIMGAGVRHPEHSVRRPSFTGVVYSLDDTATQYAALPGIQVPGVDRIMDLQDYVFQAIDTFGRKWKGPPKRLIFYRDGISETQFKSLALREISDIKSAFSKLWKKYEISRDKTPFPLLTYIVVGKREVKDGYTFAGTVVDSGVTNPAVPNFYLQSHSSKKDWQRQNASRSRHYSILHDENWHYDMQPLQELSYSLCHNYAKATCAISIPTPVNYADLVCSHGMLHFHPEEDDLDEESAYTYWNYEEKEIAMERWRKAFRKVHPNLETSIQEHHGGGPQAGGTLKFSSLTAPAWGFHDETLPTAEPRVN, translated from the exons ATGGCGGAGACACGTCAAGACAGTTCAGGATCTCCCGCTGGATACACTCCAATCTGGCTTACAGCAAACGCGTTCGAAATCACGCAACTACCGACTGGAAGGTATCACATGTACCACG TGGGTAAGCCCCCTTTTTTACGACGTGCAGGGTCTGCGGCGCGATTATTAGGTTGGCTTACTATTGGAGAACTCGCAGAATTCGACCCTCCCGCCCTCCGGACCTACAGAATAAGATTGATGCAACATTTGCAAACCATTGTTGCGCCAGAGATTTTCACCCCTCCAATTTTATATGACGGACAGGCAACTGCGTATGCCTCTAGGCTACTCCCACACGCGAAGAATGAAAATGGGGCC TATTTCATTAGCATGAAATCATGGAAACCCCTTCATGCTGCTGGAATAGGAATAATCAAGATCAAATTCTCTCTGACCTCTGCAGAACAAATAGACCCAAG GCACGTCTACGACCTCATTCAGGAGAAAACGAGAACTCCAAGAGCGTTAGCTGCTTTGAATTTGGTTCAATTGCTTATACAACAGGGTCAAAATTT GTACAGAACTCGCAAAACATGGACTTCCTTCAATTCGACGAACGGGCTTAAACTTGAGGGTAGTGGTTTAGAGGTTTGGGATGGAATAATTCA AACAGTTAGACCTGCACATGGTAGATTGATAATCGTAATGCAGACTTCTGTTGGACTAGC AATTGATGGCACAAGATCACGGCCTAAGTCAATTCGAGGACTGGTCCCAACTGCTGGAGAATATTTTTTGCACGAAAATGAGTTGGAACCGACGGTTGCT CAAGATGTCTACACACAATTACGCAATCCTAAGAATATTGGTGTTCGCCTTCAGTCAAATGATGTAGTTCCACTGGAGCTTTGCGAAGTTGAACCTGGGCAACTCTTTAAAAACAGGCTTCCTTATGACCTGACTACAAAGTTTACGAGGAAGGCAGTCGTACCTCCGAGTTCCAAGATGTGCAAGATCAAAGATGCG GTACAACTATCTATTCATTCGAAATTTATTTTAGAAGCAGGAATGAAGATTAGCCCTAGTCCCATCACAATCAGTGCTAAATTACTGCTCCCTCCTCGGATCGTCTTCAACCCGACTGATCCTCATTTG ACATTCAAGAATGGTGCTTGGAATACCTTGCAACAAGGGTTTACTAACCCTGTGGCTATGAAATATTGGGTGATTATCTCATTCGCCacagaaacaaagaaatcgATAATATTTCATGACCTCAGACGTCATAAATCCTGTATCGTTGAGTCCTGTACAAGACTTGGCAA GAATGGGAATGTCATGAACAGTTGTTTAAGTATCAGAAGTGTTACCAACTTGGGTCCCTCAGATGTCAATGAATCGCCATTTATGGTACCAGCTAAAATTTCCGATGATGTCGAGTTT ACAATGTCTGATGCTATCAAAAAATATTATGACATACAAGTGTTTGGACTCGCAGAGGGTCAAAAGCCTCCAATCACCTATAGCCAGTACCTACGGGAATTGATGGTCGTTGTTATCTTGCCAGGACTCAGCAGGGCTGCACCAATCAGACGTCGAGTTAAGTGGTGGGGTGATATAACCCTAG GGGTGTTAACTCAATGCCTCCAGGAAGGTAGGTTACCAACCAGGCAAAGCCGCCCAAATAACATCAGTCAATACTATAATAATGTTGCTCTCAA ATTAAATGCCCGCCTCGGAGGAACCAACTTCTACAGTGATTCGCAAGTCATGCAGCAACTCAAAACGGACCGTTTCATCATCATGG GCGCGGGCGTTAGGCATCCAGAGCACAGTGTGAGAAGACCATCGTTTACTGGGGTCGTCTATTCTCTCGACGACACTGCTACACAGTATGCAGCCTTGCCTGGAATACAAGTTCCTGGAGTGGATCGTATCATGGATCTACAGGATTACGTTTTTCAAGCGATCGACACTTTTGGCCGTAAGTGGAAAGGACCGCCTAAACGTTTGATATTCTACAGGGACGGTATTTCCGAAACCCAGTTCAAATCATTAGCTCTGCGCGAAATATCCGACATCAAAAGCGCATTCTCAAAGCTGTGGAAAAAGTATGAAATATCGCGGGATAAAACTCCCTTCCCTCTTTTGACATATATTGTCGTAGGAAAGCG AGAAGTAAAAGATGGATATACGTTTGCTGGGACTGTAGTCGACAGCGGAGTAACAAATCCTGCTGTGCCCAATTTCTATTTACAGAGCCATTCATCCAAGAAAGATTGGCAAAGGCAAAACG CTTCCCGCTCCCGTCACTATAGCATCCTCCATGACGAGAATTGGCATTACGACATGCAACC TCTACAAGAGCTTTCGTATTCTCTTTGCCACAACTACGCAAAGGCGACATGCGCTATCTCAATTCCCACACCCGTAAATT ATGCCGAT TTAGTATGTTCCCATGGAATGCTTCATTTTCATCCAGAAGAGGATGATCTTGATGAAGAGTCAGCGTACACCTATTGGAACtatgaagaaaaggagattGCGATGGAGCGCTGGAGAAAGGCTTTCCGGAAAGTGCACCCCAACCTTGAGACTTCCAT CCAGGAACATCACGGAGGTGGTCCACAGGCTGGTGGAACCTTAAAATTCTCTTCTCTCACAGCACCTGCTTGGGGTTTCCATGATGAAACTCTACCTACCGCCGAGCCTCGTGTTAATTGA